A region from the Brassica napus cultivar Da-Ae chromosome C8, Da-Ae, whole genome shotgun sequence genome encodes:
- the LOC106412434 gene encoding katanin p80 WD40 repeat-containing subunit B1 homolog KTN80.1-like isoform X2 has product MAKRGYKLQEFLAHSANVNCLSIGKKTSRLLLTGGDDCKVNLWSIGKSTSLTSLCGHTSPIDSVTFNTEEALVLAGASSGVIKLWNLQEAKVVRGFTGHISNCSALEFHPFGQYLASGSSDANLKIWDIRKKGCIQTYKGHTRGISTVKFTPDGRWLVSGGLDNVVKIWDITAGKLLHEFKFHDGPIRSLDFHPLEFLLATGSADRTVKFWDLETFELIGSTRPEATGVRSIAFHPDGQTLFCGLDDGLKVYSWEPVICRDSVDMGWSTLGDMCINENKFVGCSYYRNSVGIWVSDISKLEPYGAGSEDENECMVKRFSALDEQASERMKSGSRGSSSPDYETKEIKNIYVDCGNLKAAIRKSEKQNADDKSSRMHSVVDSDSGEESSHSRSESVASSKNSPGMMLRPAHVRKTLAKFEESASVHSGTRKKSSQDVEEETQTRNAEDSTIKGIMYKFEKALSSEPPTDEATRMLHKPPRVQRSSYNNNYNESRRAMSVDSGTLNDSKGGMEHSGDLPASRILCNEDINSQHIVTKTERVVSPEKPGDEQTIKVVSGRTRSLVERFERGEKITHTEEADNTNAVEQDPHKTSRQTGETPVVVSTRRARSTPARVMPIVLNRDSNIKSDESPSTQPARTSSVPVILNQSTNDEPSVTLTQSRTSPARTLPLTLNQATHIVMSRRPRRTSSARVRPMSLSQAVRMTSHECSVTSTRPDRTSPPRVMPTKLNQTDDMASDTSHITSRRRTSPTQMLATPTEIDNLVDMAQDETHVSSQTDSDITENLMQTHEEFLSTLQSRLTKLQIVRHFWERSDVKGAIGALRKLTDQSVQADVISILTDKIEILTLDMFSQLVPVLTSLLGSRTERPVNVSLDMLLKLVAVFGTVIRSTVSAPRIVGVDLHADERIQICQVCSTGLHKIQRILPILARRGGLITRKAQELNLVLQQT; this is encoded by the exons ATGGCGAAGCGTGGATACAAGCTGC aggagttCCTGGCACATTCAGCAAATGTGAATTGTCTAAGTATCGGAAAGAAGACATCACGTCTCCTTCTAACCGGAGGAGATGACTGCAAGGTCAACCTCTGGTCAATCGGCAAATCTACCTCTCTAACG AGTCTTTGTGGACATACAAGCCCTATTGACTCAGTAACTTTCAACACAGAAGAAGCTTTGGTCCTCGCTGGAGCTTCTTCTGGTGTGATTAAGCTCTGGAATCTACAAGAAGCAAAGG TGGTTCGAGGTTTTACTGGACATATATCAAACTGTTCTGCTCTTGAGTTTCATCCGTTTGGTCAATACCTTGCGTCCGGATCTAGTGACGCAAATCTAAAGATTTGGGATATCAGAAAGAAAGGATGCATCCAAACATACAAAGGTCACACTCGTGGCATTAGTACTGTCAAATTCACTCCTGATGGGCGTTGGTTAGTGTCTGGTGGACTTGACAACGTTGTAAAG ATTTGGGATATAACTGCTGGAAAGCTACTGCATGAGTTTAAGTTTCATGATGGACCTATTCGTTCCCTAGACTTCCACCCTCTTGAGTTTCTCCTAGCCACTG GTTCTGCAGACAGGACAGTGAAGTTCTGGGATTTAGAAACGTTTGAATTGATTGGATCTACTAGACCAGAG GCCACTGGAGTTCGCTCAATTGCTTTTCATCCAGATGGACAAACCCTTTTCTGTGGATTGGATGATGGCTTGAAG GTTTATTCATGGGAACCAGTGATATGCCGGGATAGTGTTGATATGGGATGGTCAACCCTTGGTGACATGTGCATCAACGAAAACAAGTTCGTTGGCTGTTCATATTACCGAAACTCTGTTGGGATTTGGGTCTCAGATATATCG AAACTTGAGCCGTATGGAGCTGGATCTGAGGATGAGAATGAATGCATGGTGAAAAGATTCAGTGCCTTGGATGAGCAGGCTTCTGAGAGAATGAAGAGTGGCTCAAGGGGGAGTTCATCCCCGGACtatgagacaaaagagataaaGAACATATACGTTGACT GTGGAAATTTAAAAGCGGCTATTAGGAAGAGCGAGAAGCAGAATGCAGATGACAAGTCTTCCAGGATGCATAGTGTTGTGGATAGTGATAGTGGGGAAGAATCTTCTCACTCAAGAAGTGAATCTGTCGCTTCCTCAAAAAATAGTCCGGGAATGATGCTAAGACCAGCTCATGTTAGAAAGACTCTAGCAAAGTTTGAAGAATCAGCGTCTGTTCATTCTGGAACTCGGAAGAAAAGCTCACAGGATGTTGAAGAGGAGACACAAACTCGAAATGCTGAAGACTCAACCATCAAGGGGATTATGTACAAGTTTGAAAAAGCTTTATCATCCGAACCACCAACTGATGAAGCAACTC GTATGCTGCATAAGCCACCTCGTGTACAGAGGTCATCCTATAACAACAACTACAATGAGTCAAGACGAGCAATGTCTGTTGATTCTGGAACTTTGAACGACAGCAAAGGTGGAATGGAGCACTCAGGAGACTTGCCGGCAAGTAGAATCTTATGCAACGAGGATATAAATAGCCAGCACATTGTCACCAAAACTGAAAGAGTTGTTTCACCAGAAAAGCCTGGTGATGAACAGACAA TAAAAGTTGTCTCCGGGAGGACACGCTCGTTGGTGGAGAGGTTTGAGAGAGGAGAAAAAATTACTCATACCGAAGAAGCAGATAATACTAATGCAGTGGAGCAAGATCCGCATAAGACGTCAAGACAGACAGGTGAAACTCCTGTAGTAGTATCTACACGGCGAGCTAGAAGTACTCCAGCTCGAGTGATGCCTATAGTACTCAACCGAGATAGTAACATAAAATCTGATGAGTCTCCTTCAACACAACCAGCTAGGACTTCTTCAGTTCCAGTGATACTCAACCAGTCTACCAATGATGAGCCTTCTGTAACATTAACACAATCTAGAACCTCTCCAGCCCGGACATTGCCTTTGACACTCAATCAGGCAACACATATTGTTATGTCAAGAAGACCACGTAGGACTTCCTCAGCTCGAGTAAGGCCTATGTCACTTAGTCAGGCAGTGAGAATGACATCCCATGAGTGTTCTGTAACATCAACGCGTCCAGATAGGACTTCTCCTCCCCGTGTAATGCCCACAAAACTCAATCAAACTGATGATATGGCATCGGATACATCTCATATCACATCCAGGCGCCGAACTAGTCCAACTCAGATGCTAGCTACACCCACTGAGATTGATAATCTGGTTGATATGGCTCAGGATGAGACACATGTATCGTCACAAACTGATAGTGACATCACTGAGAATCTAATGCAAACTCATGAGGAGTTCTTAAGCACTCTTCAATCTAGATTGACAAAGTTACAA ATTGTTAGGCATTTTTGGGAACGTAGTGATGTTAAAGGGGCAATAGGGGCTTTGAGAAAGTTGACAGATCAGTCT GTTCAAGCAGATGTGATCAGTATTCTAACAGACAAGATAGAGATTCTTACATTGGATATGTTCTCTCAATTGGTCCCTGTCCTTACAAGCTTATTGGGTAGCAGGACAGAAAG GCCTGTTAATGTGTCCTTGGACATGCTCTTGAAGCTCGTAGCAGTGTTCGGTACAGTTATACGCTCAACTGTCTCAGCTCCAAGGATAGTCGGCGTTGATCTTCATGCGGATGAAAG GATACAAATCTGCCAAGTTTGTTCTACGGGACTGCACAAGATTCAAAGGATTCTGCCAATTCTCGCAAG AAGAGGCGGTCTAATAACAAGAAAGGCTCAAGAACTAAACCTTGTTCTTCAACAAACATAG
- the LOC106412434 gene encoding katanin p80 WD40 repeat-containing subunit B1 homolog KTN80.1-like isoform X1, with protein MAKRGYKLQEFLAHSANVNCLSIGKKTSRLLLTGGDDCKVNLWSIGKSTSLTSLCGHTSPIDSVTFNTEEALVLAGASSGVIKLWNLQEAKVVRGFTGHISNCSALEFHPFGQYLASGSSDANLKIWDIRKKGCIQTYKGHTRGISTVKFTPDGRWLVSGGLDNVVKIWDITAGKLLHEFKFHDGPIRSLDFHPLEFLLATGSADRTVKFWDLETFELIGSTRPEATGVRSIAFHPDGQTLFCGLDDGLKVYSWEPVICRDSVDMGWSTLGDMCINENKFVGCSYYRNSVGIWVSDISKLEPYGAGSEDENECMVKRFSALDEQASERMKSGSRGSSSPDYETKEIKNIYVDSIGGNLKAAIRKSEKQNADDKSSRMHSVVDSDSGEESSHSRSESVASSKNSPGMMLRPAHVRKTLAKFEESASVHSGTRKKSSQDVEEETQTRNAEDSTIKGIMYKFEKALSSEPPTDEATRMLHKPPRVQRSSYNNNYNESRRAMSVDSGTLNDSKGGMEHSGDLPASRILCNEDINSQHIVTKTERVVSPEKPGDEQTIKVVSGRTRSLVERFERGEKITHTEEADNTNAVEQDPHKTSRQTGETPVVVSTRRARSTPARVMPIVLNRDSNIKSDESPSTQPARTSSVPVILNQSTNDEPSVTLTQSRTSPARTLPLTLNQATHIVMSRRPRRTSSARVRPMSLSQAVRMTSHECSVTSTRPDRTSPPRVMPTKLNQTDDMASDTSHITSRRRTSPTQMLATPTEIDNLVDMAQDETHVSSQTDSDITENLMQTHEEFLSTLQSRLTKLQIVRHFWERSDVKGAIGALRKLTDQSVQADVISILTDKIEILTLDMFSQLVPVLTSLLGSRTERPVNVSLDMLLKLVAVFGTVIRSTVSAPRIVGVDLHADERIQICQVCSTGLHKIQRILPILARRGGLITRKAQELNLVLQQT; from the exons ATGGCGAAGCGTGGATACAAGCTGC aggagttCCTGGCACATTCAGCAAATGTGAATTGTCTAAGTATCGGAAAGAAGACATCACGTCTCCTTCTAACCGGAGGAGATGACTGCAAGGTCAACCTCTGGTCAATCGGCAAATCTACCTCTCTAACG AGTCTTTGTGGACATACAAGCCCTATTGACTCAGTAACTTTCAACACAGAAGAAGCTTTGGTCCTCGCTGGAGCTTCTTCTGGTGTGATTAAGCTCTGGAATCTACAAGAAGCAAAGG TGGTTCGAGGTTTTACTGGACATATATCAAACTGTTCTGCTCTTGAGTTTCATCCGTTTGGTCAATACCTTGCGTCCGGATCTAGTGACGCAAATCTAAAGATTTGGGATATCAGAAAGAAAGGATGCATCCAAACATACAAAGGTCACACTCGTGGCATTAGTACTGTCAAATTCACTCCTGATGGGCGTTGGTTAGTGTCTGGTGGACTTGACAACGTTGTAAAG ATTTGGGATATAACTGCTGGAAAGCTACTGCATGAGTTTAAGTTTCATGATGGACCTATTCGTTCCCTAGACTTCCACCCTCTTGAGTTTCTCCTAGCCACTG GTTCTGCAGACAGGACAGTGAAGTTCTGGGATTTAGAAACGTTTGAATTGATTGGATCTACTAGACCAGAG GCCACTGGAGTTCGCTCAATTGCTTTTCATCCAGATGGACAAACCCTTTTCTGTGGATTGGATGATGGCTTGAAG GTTTATTCATGGGAACCAGTGATATGCCGGGATAGTGTTGATATGGGATGGTCAACCCTTGGTGACATGTGCATCAACGAAAACAAGTTCGTTGGCTGTTCATATTACCGAAACTCTGTTGGGATTTGGGTCTCAGATATATCG AAACTTGAGCCGTATGGAGCTGGATCTGAGGATGAGAATGAATGCATGGTGAAAAGATTCAGTGCCTTGGATGAGCAGGCTTCTGAGAGAATGAAGAGTGGCTCAAGGGGGAGTTCATCCCCGGACtatgagacaaaagagataaaGAACATATACGTTGACT CCATAGGTGGAAATTTAAAAGCGGCTATTAGGAAGAGCGAGAAGCAGAATGCAGATGACAAGTCTTCCAGGATGCATAGTGTTGTGGATAGTGATAGTGGGGAAGAATCTTCTCACTCAAGAAGTGAATCTGTCGCTTCCTCAAAAAATAGTCCGGGAATGATGCTAAGACCAGCTCATGTTAGAAAGACTCTAGCAAAGTTTGAAGAATCAGCGTCTGTTCATTCTGGAACTCGGAAGAAAAGCTCACAGGATGTTGAAGAGGAGACACAAACTCGAAATGCTGAAGACTCAACCATCAAGGGGATTATGTACAAGTTTGAAAAAGCTTTATCATCCGAACCACCAACTGATGAAGCAACTC GTATGCTGCATAAGCCACCTCGTGTACAGAGGTCATCCTATAACAACAACTACAATGAGTCAAGACGAGCAATGTCTGTTGATTCTGGAACTTTGAACGACAGCAAAGGTGGAATGGAGCACTCAGGAGACTTGCCGGCAAGTAGAATCTTATGCAACGAGGATATAAATAGCCAGCACATTGTCACCAAAACTGAAAGAGTTGTTTCACCAGAAAAGCCTGGTGATGAACAGACAA TAAAAGTTGTCTCCGGGAGGACACGCTCGTTGGTGGAGAGGTTTGAGAGAGGAGAAAAAATTACTCATACCGAAGAAGCAGATAATACTAATGCAGTGGAGCAAGATCCGCATAAGACGTCAAGACAGACAGGTGAAACTCCTGTAGTAGTATCTACACGGCGAGCTAGAAGTACTCCAGCTCGAGTGATGCCTATAGTACTCAACCGAGATAGTAACATAAAATCTGATGAGTCTCCTTCAACACAACCAGCTAGGACTTCTTCAGTTCCAGTGATACTCAACCAGTCTACCAATGATGAGCCTTCTGTAACATTAACACAATCTAGAACCTCTCCAGCCCGGACATTGCCTTTGACACTCAATCAGGCAACACATATTGTTATGTCAAGAAGACCACGTAGGACTTCCTCAGCTCGAGTAAGGCCTATGTCACTTAGTCAGGCAGTGAGAATGACATCCCATGAGTGTTCTGTAACATCAACGCGTCCAGATAGGACTTCTCCTCCCCGTGTAATGCCCACAAAACTCAATCAAACTGATGATATGGCATCGGATACATCTCATATCACATCCAGGCGCCGAACTAGTCCAACTCAGATGCTAGCTACACCCACTGAGATTGATAATCTGGTTGATATGGCTCAGGATGAGACACATGTATCGTCACAAACTGATAGTGACATCACTGAGAATCTAATGCAAACTCATGAGGAGTTCTTAAGCACTCTTCAATCTAGATTGACAAAGTTACAA ATTGTTAGGCATTTTTGGGAACGTAGTGATGTTAAAGGGGCAATAGGGGCTTTGAGAAAGTTGACAGATCAGTCT GTTCAAGCAGATGTGATCAGTATTCTAACAGACAAGATAGAGATTCTTACATTGGATATGTTCTCTCAATTGGTCCCTGTCCTTACAAGCTTATTGGGTAGCAGGACAGAAAG GCCTGTTAATGTGTCCTTGGACATGCTCTTGAAGCTCGTAGCAGTGTTCGGTACAGTTATACGCTCAACTGTCTCAGCTCCAAGGATAGTCGGCGTTGATCTTCATGCGGATGAAAG GATACAAATCTGCCAAGTTTGTTCTACGGGACTGCACAAGATTCAAAGGATTCTGCCAATTCTCGCAAG AAGAGGCGGTCTAATAACAAGAAAGGCTCAAGAACTAAACCTTGTTCTTCAACAAACATAG
- the LOC106354147 gene encoding protein STRUBBELIG-like, translating to MTFTRRQVFLVLSVLALTMPFSAGVTNLRDVSAINNLYITLGAPSLSHWLAFGGDPCGEKWQGVVCDSSNITEIRISGMKVGGGLSDTLADFSSIQVMDFSNNHISGTIPQALPSTIRNLSLSSNRFTGNIPFTLSFLSDLSELSLGNNLLSGEIPDYFQQLSKLTKLDLSSNVLEGRLPPSMGDLAALKILYLQDNKLIGTLDVIEDLFLTDLNVANNLFSGPIPPNLLKVPHFTKDGTPFNTSIITPPPPAVVPPPPTTTTHRSPPPVTHIPPGSTVPPAPFAPFVPLQPTPPPPSPPLVWSPPSDNGGGGDPWNSVSGQPTLQISPPSGSGSGKFWSTQRIILVICSVAVIVLVSGLCVTLWRCCRNKKYNRYVPQARKDYQRPYFNKPPSQPTTPFMGKVSREPMVKPYDGYGAGDRLYGYPTPPRAEESRRAMPPTSYYNVNVTQKPLQQPPRRFQSNDAATKRTAHFPPGLNTSSSATVFTVSSLQQYTNSFSEEHIIGEGSLGNVYKAVFPHGKFLAVRKLSNTINRTQSDGDFLKLVSNVLKLKRGNILEFLGYCNEYGQRLLVYEYCPNGSLQDALHLDRKLNKKLTWNVRMNIALGAAKALQFLHEVCQPPVVHQNFKSSKVLLDGKLSVRVADSGLAYMLPPRPTSQMAGYAAPEIEYGSYTCQSDVYSLGVVMLELLTGSRPFDRTRRRDQTLAQWAMPRLHDIDALTRMADPSLHGAYSVKSLSRFADIISRSLQMEPGFRPPVSEIVQDLQRMI from the exons ATGACCTTTACAAGAAGACAGGTGTTCCTTGTTCTCTCTGTTTTAGCTTTGACAATGCCGTTCTCGGCTGGAGTCACCAATCTACGAGATG TTTCGGCGattaataatttgtatattacTTTGGGAGCACCATCACTATCACACTGGCTTGCCTTTGGAGGAGACCCTTGTGGAGAAAAGTGGCAAGGTGTTGTCTGTGATTCCTCAAACATCACAGAAAT AAGGATATCTGGCATGAAGGTGGGTGGAGGCTTAAGTGACACCTTGGCTGATTTTTCATCAATCCAAGTGAT GGACTTCAGTAACAATCATATCTCAGGGACAATTCCACAGGCCTTGCCTTCTACCATCCGCAACCT ATCTCTCTCTAGCAACCGCTTCACTGGGAACATTCCCTTTACATTGTCCTTCTTATCCGACTTGTCAGAACT GTCATTGGGAAACAATCTTTTATCAGGAGAGATACCAGATTACTTTCAGCAGTTATCAAAGCTGACAAAACT GGACTTATCCTCTAACGTACTGGAGGGGCGTTTACCTCCCTCCATGGGAGACTTAGCGGCTCTCAAGATACT GTATCTACAGGACAACAAGCTCATCGGAACACTTGATGTTATAGAGGATCTTTTCTTAACCgattt gaATGTAGCAAACAACTTATTCTCAGGACCTATACCGCCAAATCTATTAAAAGTTCCGCATTTCAC AAAAGATGGAACTCCATTTAACACATCAATTATAACACCGCCTCCGCCTGCTGTtgttcctcctcctcctactACTACTACTCACCGTTCTCCTCCTCCTGTTACTCATATCCCTCCTGGTTCCACTGTTCCCCCTGCTCCTTTTGCTCCTTTTGTTCCACTCCAACcaacaccaccaccaccatcgcCACCTCTTGTTTGGTCACCACcttctgataatggaggaggaggagatccCTGGAACTCCGTCTCAGGGCAACCTACCTTGCAAATCTCACCTCCTTCAGGTTCAGGGTCAGGAAAGTTCTGGTCCACTCAGAGAATCATTCTAGTCATCTGCTCAGTAGCCGTAATAGTTCTTGTATCCGGGCTATGTGTTACACTTTGGAGATGTTGCAGAAACAAGAAGTATAACCGTTATGTCCCTCAAGCTCGTAAAGATTACCAACGACCATACTTTAACAAACCTCCATCTCAACCAACCACCCCCTTTATGGGAAAAG TTTCTAGGGAGCCTATGGTTAAGCCATACGATGGATATGGAGCCGGAGACAGATTATACGGCTACCCTACGCCACCAAGGGCTGAAGAGAGCCGGAGAGCGATGCCTCCTACTTCATATTACAATGTTAATGTCACACAAAAACCGCTGCAACAACCACCGAGGCGTTTCCAGTCCAATGATGCTGCTACCAAGAGAACTGCTCATTTTCCTCCTGGCTTGAATACTTCATCTTCCGCTACAGTTTTCACTGTTTCCTCACTTCAGCAATACACAAACAGCTTCTCAGAAGAGCATATTATCGGTGAAGGGTCGCTTGGTAATGTATACAAAGCCGTGTTTCCTCATGGAAAG TTTCTTGCGGTAAGGAAGCTGAGCAATACAATCAACAGAACGCAGAGCGACGGTGACTTCCTCAAGCTAGTCTCAAACGTTTTGAAACTGAAACGAGGGAACATACTTGAGTTTCTTGGTTACTGTAATGAGTATGGTCAAAGGCTGCTTGTGTATGAGTACTGTCCTAATGGTTCGCTTCAAGACGCACTTCATTTGGACCGTAAATTGAATAAGAAGCTCACTTGGAATGTGCGTATGAATATCGCGTTAGGAGCTGCCAAGGCACTGCA GTTTCTTCATGAGGTGTGTCAACCACCTGTTGTACACCAGAACTTCAAGTCTTCCAAGGTTCTACTTGATGGAAAGCTCTCAGTACGCGTTGCAGACAGCGGTTTGGCTTATATGTTACCACCACGTCCAACGAGCCAG ATGGCGGGTTATGCGGCACCTGAGATTGAGTATGGAAGCTACACTTGTCAAAGCGATGTGTATAGCCTTGGGGTTGTCATGTTAGAACTGCTAACTGGAAGCAGACCATTTGACAG GACAAGGCGGAGGGATCAGACACTAGCTCAATGGGCTATGCCACGGCTTCATGACATAGATGCGTTGACAAGAATGGCTGATCCGTCGTTACATGGAGCATATTCAGTGAAATCTTTGTCACGTTTTGCAGATATTATATCACGTTCTCTccag atggAACCAGGATTCAGACCGCCTGTATCAGAAATTGTCCAAGATCTTCAACGTATGATCTAA
- the LOC125591331 gene encoding myb-like protein V encodes MAPKTRFTEQTNKEGAPEKKKKNESVVEKKKAAVEKKKAEAEKKKKDSVIKKKQAAVKRRREAVKKKRDAEKKKIETAEKKRKRDSGVDDESSSNPTKRPQTASSPEHQADPDHYPPLSTELPSQDDREGTPSPSVPIEPQKSPTQTPNEAENPLQAPITSTNRESGSPEAAINNDGQTIGSNNIDSNSHEAAIGSAAIDNDAPRTVNKST; translated from the exons ATGGCTCCAAAGACTCGTTTCACCGAACAAACGAACAAAGAAGGTGcgccggagaagaagaagaagaatgagtcagtggtggagaagaagaaagctgcggtggagaagaagaaagctgaggcggaaaagaagaagaaagactctgtgataaagaaaaaacaagcaGCGGTGAAAAGGAGGAGAGAagccgttaaaaaaaaaagagatgcagagaaaaagaagattgaaaccgcagagaagaagaggaagcgaGACAGTGGTGTAGACGATGAGTCCTCGTCCAATCCAACCAAGCGGCCTCAGACCGCATCTTCACCAGAACATCAAGCCGATCCTGATCATTATCCGCCACTATCAACGGAGTTACCTTCGCAGGATGATAGAGAGGGTACGCCAAGCCCATCAGTTCCGATTGAGCCACAAAAATCACCTACTCAAACACCCAATGAGGCGGAGAATCCACTGCAAGCTCCAATAACTTCTACCAACAGAGAATCAGGCTCACCCGAGGCTGCCATTAACAATGACGGGCAAACG ATTGGATCTAACAACATAGATTCAAATTCACATGAGGCTGCTATTGGATCTGCTGCCATTGACAACGACGCTCCAAGAACGGTAAACAAGTCAACTTAA
- the LOC125591330 gene encoding uncharacterized protein LOC125591330 yields MDGTGAVVIHFDHGGDKNIYTLVMRGKYEEITYSRLVDRIGKKMNIDVAATKLQLSYYPLVVDNKRPCYILDDEDVLGYLMEVDRKNRRSVLHVEFSENISENQSNEQFSMNEEIQIDARANDGMAGVEELAIVPQNQSDGYNHEELAIVPPRQSDRYEHEDCNEEGDEMNDREELPAVTPSVDTIVNAEWDDGIDMSLYQEFATKEELRNLVDAGVHSNCFEVDIIKTNRTVYVLKCRGVGCRWYLRAARLKNSAFFSVRTYRKMHTCTRGEGSVTKRGKRGTPSLVAGVVHEDYPGQYKTPDPKSLIKLVKNKLGVTVSYSTALRGKHKAVSDLRGNPQESFARLPSYLYMLERMNPGTITRLVVDEKKQFKYMFFALKACIEGFQAMRKVIIMDGTHLKGVYGGVLLIATAQDPDHHHYPLAFAVVDGEKNASWEWFLTILKTLIPDDPQLVFCTDRNQCIIKKVHEVYPMAIHGYCIFHLSNNVAGACSKVNKKGVARKPSYTTTTPSH; encoded by the coding sequence ATGGATGGTACTGGAGCTGTGGTGATACATTTTGATCATGGTGgagacaaaaatatttatacattagTAATGAGAGGAAAATATGAGGAGATAACCTATTCTCGCTTGGTTGATAGAATAggcaagaaaatgaatatcgaTGTAGCTGCGACGAAGCTTCAACTGAGCTACTATCCCCTGGTCGTGGATAATAAGAGGCCTTGTtatattttggatgatgaagatgttttaGGATATTTAATGGAGGTGGATAGGAAAAACCGGCGTAGTGTTTTGCATGTGGAGTTTTCCGAAAATATCTCAGAAAATCAGAGTAACGAGCAGTTTTCTATGAACGAGGAAATTCAGATTGATGCCAGAGCTAATGATGGTATGGCTGGAGTTGAGGAGTTGGCAATTGTTCCTCAAAACCAATCAGATGGGTATAATCATGAGGAGTTAGCAATTGTTCCTCCAAGACAATCAGATAGGTATGAGCATGAGGATTGCAATGAAGAGGGTGATGAAATGAATGATAGGGAGGAGTTGCCGGCTGTTACACCATCTGTAGACACAATTGTCAATGCTGAGTGGGATGATGGTATTGATATGAGTTTGTATCAAGAATTTGCGACTAAGGAAGAGCTGAGGAATTTAGTGGACGCAGGAGTGCATTCGAATTGTTTTGAGGTTGATATAATCAAGACGAATCGTACTGTTTATGTATTGAAATGTCGTGGGGTTGGATGCAGATGGTATTTACGAGCTGCAAGGCTGAAAAACTCAGCCTTTTTCAGTGTCAGAACGTATAGAAAGATGCATACGTGTACTCGGGGAGAGGGAAGTGTAACCAAGAGGGGGAAAAGAGGAACACCAAGCTTGGTCGCAGGAGTGGTGCATGAAGATTATCCAGGCCAATACAAGACTCCAGATCCAAAGTCTCTCATAAAGTTGGTGAAGAACAAACTAGGTGTCACGGTTTCATATTCTACAGCTTTGAGAGGGAAACACAAAGCTGTCAGTGATTTGCGTGGTAACCCTCAGGAGAGTTTTGCTAGACTTCCATCTTACTTGTACATGTTAGAAAGAATGAATCCTGGTACCATCACAAGATTAGTAGTGGATGAGAAGAAGCAGTTTAAGTATATGTTCTTTGCGCTTAAAGCTTGCATCGAAGGGTTTCAAGCAATGAGGAAAGTGATAATaatggatggaactcacctgaAGGGTGTGTATGGAGGAGTGCTTCTCATTGCCACTGCTCAGGATccagatcatcatcattatccccTCGCTTTTGCGGTAGTAGATGGTGAGAAAAATGCGAGCTGGGAGTGGTTTTTGACTATACTGAAAACTTTGATACCAGATGATCCTCAGCTTGTTTTTTGTACTGATAGAAACCAATGCATCATCAAGAAGGTGCACGAGGTGTACCCAATGGCGATCCATGGATATTGCATTTTTCACTTGTCTAATAATGTTGCCGGAGCATGCAGCAAAGTTAACAAGAAAGGGGTTGCCAGAAAGCCTAGTtatacaacaacaacaccatctCATTAA